Proteins from one Candidatus Margulisiibacteriota bacterium genomic window:
- a CDS encoding ArsR family transcriptional regulator — protein sequence MNELKKAKYDARAKIVKAMAHPSRLLIIDELTRGTKCVYEFTELIGADTSTISKHLSVLKSAGLVRDEKKGLQVYYKLVIPCINEFFMCIDSVLVANADAQGKIARCCM from the coding sequence ATGAATGAATTGAAAAAAGCCAAATATGATGCACGGGCCAAGATTGTCAAAGCTATGGCGCATCCGAGCAGATTGCTCATTATTGATGAGCTTACCAGAGGTACAAAGTGTGTATACGAATTTACAGAGTTAATTGGTGCGGATACTTCTACAATCTCAAAACACCTCTCTGTTCTTAAAAGTGCAGGTTTGGTTAGAGATGAGAAAAAAGGGCTTCAGGTCTATTACAAGCTGGTTATACCTTGCATTAATGAGTTCTTCATGTGTATTGACTCTGTTTTAGTTGCGAATGCTGATGCACAAGGGAAAATAGCTCGTTGCTGCATGTAA
- a CDS encoding permease: MWKSFVDWLVYGAMGLSPQSHLSASLHFFIYDTVKIFFLLSVIIFIVAIIRSFFPPERTKRILSHVPLAVGNVLAALLGIVTPFCSCSAVPLFIGFIEAGIPLGVTFSFLVSSPMVNEVALILLWGLFGWKVAMLYIVSGLIIAIISGIIIGKLKLERYVEDYVYQISVGNQEIPDQKWAERMAYAKGYVYEILQKVWIYVVAGIAIGAAMHGYAPSNFLVEVAGKNNPIAVPIVVLLGVPLYSNAAGIIPIIKVMMDKGMAMGTALAFMMAITALSLPEGIILRKVLKPKLLATFFSLVAIGIIITGYLFNWLLS; this comes from the coding sequence ATGTGGAAAAGCTTTGTTGATTGGCTCGTATACGGAGCTATGGGATTATCTCCTCAGTCGCATTTATCAGCATCGTTGCATTTTTTTATTTACGATACTGTAAAAATATTTTTCTTGCTTTCTGTGATTATTTTTATTGTTGCCATAATAAGAAGCTTTTTTCCACCTGAGCGTACAAAAAGGATACTTAGCCATGTACCGCTGGCAGTTGGAAATGTCCTGGCGGCGCTGTTAGGCATAGTGACTCCCTTCTGCTCCTGTTCAGCTGTGCCATTATTTATCGGGTTTATTGAAGCCGGCATACCGCTTGGGGTTACCTTTTCCTTTCTTGTTTCCTCTCCTATGGTCAATGAAGTCGCACTTATCCTGCTCTGGGGTCTCTTTGGCTGGAAAGTTGCCATGCTGTATATCGTCAGCGGACTCATCATTGCAATTATCAGCGGGATTATCATCGGCAAGCTTAAACTTGAGCGGTACGTAGAAGATTACGTATATCAGATATCAGTTGGAAATCAGGAAATACCGGACCAGAAATGGGCGGAACGTATGGCTTACGCGAAAGGATATGTCTACGAGATACTGCAAAAAGTCTGGATATACGTGGTTGCCGGGATAGCAATCGGAGCAGCAATGCATGGGTATGCTCCGTCTAACTTCCTAGTAGAAGTCGCTGGAAAAAATAACCCGATTGCAGTGCCTATTGTAGTTCTCCTGGGGGTACCGCTATATTCAAATGCCGCAGGAATTATTCCTATAATTAAGGTCATGATGGATAAAGGAATGGCTATGGGTACTGCCTTGGCTTTTATGATGGCAATTACTGCGCTGTCTCTCCCGGAAGGTATTATCCTTCGTAAAGTCCTTAAACCAAAACTGCTGGCTACTTTTTTCAGCTTAGTTGCCATCGGAATAATTATTACCGGGTATCTGTTTAATTGGTTATTGTCATAA
- a CDS encoding thioredoxin family protein: MKKIEILGMGCAKCSKLAEVTEAAAKALGEEYIMEKVTDIKKIMEYGVMVTPALVVNGKVRVAGKVPGIDELKELLI, translated from the coding sequence ATGAAAAAAATAGAAATTTTGGGTATGGGATGTGCAAAATGCAGCAAACTTGCGGAAGTAACAGAAGCAGCAGCAAAAGCACTGGGAGAAGAATACATCATGGAGAAGGTAACCGACATTAAAAAAATCATGGAATATGGAGTAATGGTTACACCTGCACTGGTGGTCAACGGCAAAGTAAGAGTGGCAGGCAAAGTGCCGGGAATCGATGAATTGAAGGAACTACTAATCTAA
- a CDS encoding thioredoxin — protein MKKTVIIIIGLALIVSGAYASGNFSKKTIKDKEPTANQKIARENPNSAVTFIELGSVNCVPCRMMQPVMDEVENKYKGQVKVVFHDVWTPEGRPFGEQYGIRAIPTQVFLDKEGKEYYRHVGFFPVDELEAVLKLKGVK, from the coding sequence ATGAAAAAAACCGTTATTATTATCATTGGATTGGCTTTAATTGTATCAGGAGCATATGCATCCGGCAACTTTTCAAAAAAAACTATAAAGGACAAAGAGCCTACGGCAAATCAAAAGATTGCCAGGGAAAACCCAAATAGCGCAGTTACCTTTATTGAGTTAGGTTCTGTGAATTGTGTTCCCTGCCGGATGATGCAGCCTGTTATGGACGAAGTTGAGAATAAGTATAAAGGACAAGTCAAAGTAGTGTTTCACGACGTATGGACACCCGAAGGACGTCCATTTGGGGAACAATACGGGATTAGAGCAATACCAACACAGGTATTCCTAGATAAAGAAGGAAAAGAGTATTACCGGCATGTCGGTTTTTTCCCTGTTGATGAACTTGAGGCTGTGTTAAAGTTAAAAGGTGTAAAATAG